A portion of the Natronococcus sp. AD-5 genome contains these proteins:
- a CDS encoding inorganic phosphate transporter, producing the protein MLDLPRTGAPRLIEAVAEEYATLSPNRAIAALVPAFIVAQIGIQYGVPVSFNEIIISAIIGSGLAMEEGITNIDRRKVYFTVAAWIVSLVGAFLTTYVLVSVVGDAGVP; encoded by the coding sequence GTGCTGGACCTGCCTCGCACTGGTGCGCCGCGGTTGATTGAAGCCGTCGCCGAAGAGTACGCAACACTCTCACCAAATCGGGCAATTGCCGCCTTGGTTCCAGCGTTCATCGTGGCCCAAATCGGAATCCAATACGGAGTTCCTGTCTCGTTCAACGAGATCATCATCAGCGCAATCATCGGGAGCGGGCTGGCAATGGAAGAAGGGATTACCAATATCGACCGCCGGAAAGTGTATTTCACGGTCGCTGCGTGGATTGTATCGCTGGTCGGTGCTTTTCTCACCACCTATGTTCTCGTCTCCGTGGTCGGTGATGCCGGTGTTCCGTGA
- a CDS encoding universal stress protein, with protein MSSHILVPFDDSDPAHRALRYTFETFPDTEITVLTVICEIGAIDAPKQLSPEEDTGSFSEEAKQRLTVAEEIADEYSISIQTVYEVGPPGQIITEYADTEDVDQIIMGSHERTGIARIIVGSVSETVSRRTSSPVTTIQ; from the coding sequence ATGAGTTCTCATATACTCGTTCCGTTCGATGACTCGGATCCGGCACATCGTGCGCTGAGATACACATTTGAAACGTTTCCCGATACAGAAATCACCGTTCTAACGGTCATCTGCGAAATCGGTGCTATTGATGCTCCCAAACAACTGTCTCCTGAAGAGGACACCGGGAGCTTTTCTGAAGAGGCGAAGCAGAGGTTGACTGTTGCAGAAGAGATCGCTGATGAATACAGTATCTCGATTCAGACCGTGTATGAGGTTGGTCCTCCGGGCCAGATAATCACTGAGTACGCCGATACTGAGGATGTTGATCAGATCATCATGGGAAGCCACGAACGAACGGGGATCGCGCGCATCATCGTTGGTAGCGTTTCCGAAACGGTCTCCCGACGAACCTCATCACCTGTCACAACTATTCAGTAG
- a CDS encoding small multi-drug export protein, translating to MIREQLIELWRRFGTTHPLPWGLAIGIGLLITLAVAASTDLLALPTLESENVSDLIRQTDGTVQYIVIFVMAAVPVLEILVVVPIGIGLGLNPLAVALFAFLGNVLPIYGIIVLYDRLKTWWENWTDSNSGPSKRRKRALVLWNRYGLPGLALVSPVATGVHLAAAIALTVGSRKRSVAVWMTAAIALWTILLTAGAYYGIGYITGL from the coding sequence ATGATCCGAGAACAGCTCATTGAACTTTGGCGTCGATTCGGTACAACACACCCGTTACCATGGGGGCTCGCTATCGGAATCGGCTTGCTCATCACTCTTGCTGTTGCTGCAAGCACTGATTTGCTCGCTCTTCCTACGCTCGAATCCGAGAATGTAAGCGATCTCATTCGTCAAACCGACGGGACCGTGCAATACATCGTAATTTTCGTAATGGCAGCAGTACCAGTACTCGAAATCCTCGTCGTGGTTCCCATCGGAATTGGACTTGGGTTGAATCCTCTTGCAGTAGCGTTATTCGCCTTTCTTGGGAATGTGCTTCCGATTTACGGGATTATTGTTCTCTACGACCGGCTGAAAACGTGGTGGGAGAATTGGACTGACTCGAACTCTGGCCCCTCGAAGCGGAGAAAACGAGCACTAGTATTGTGGAATCGCTACGGACTTCCTGGTCTTGCGCTCGTCTCGCCAGTTGCGACCGGTGTCCATCTGGCTGCGGCTATCGCCCTTACTGTTGGATCGAGGAAACGCTCCGTCGCAGTTTGGATGACTGCTGCTATTGCTCTGTGGACGATTCTGCTCACAGCGGGTGCGTACTACGGAATTGGGTATATTACGGGACTATGA
- a CDS encoding TrmB family transcriptional regulator: protein MVSFRDLGLSSYEERVYRALLSVRTATAEELSEESGVPMGRIYDVVNGLESRDLVHCNPETHPRVYSPIDTEMAIDRLLRNRKRDLEVERTRYENVAAELRAQLGSQPPTDGRFWETRSRDSEIEFVHAQIKRFSDATDEVLIVGDSVVVHQFLTVIEPLERWLESVANGSIRVHILLSEHLSDEGDQLLQLLRATGQSVETRLHPSVTANFDLIDQRDLYLYVTDPFARSRPLGTIHVTEDALIEELIDEFTAYWREAETLSESM from the coding sequence ATGGTGTCGTTTCGGGATCTCGGCTTGTCGAGCTACGAGGAACGGGTCTATAGAGCACTACTCAGCGTGAGAACAGCTACTGCTGAGGAACTGTCTGAGGAAAGCGGTGTACCGATGGGGAGGATCTATGATGTGGTAAATGGACTCGAATCACGCGATCTTGTCCACTGTAATCCAGAAACTCATCCGCGAGTCTACTCGCCAATCGACACCGAGATGGCGATCGATCGTCTGCTCCGTAACCGGAAACGAGACCTTGAGGTCGAACGAACTCGCTACGAGAACGTCGCAGCGGAGCTTCGTGCACAGCTTGGCAGTCAGCCACCGACCGATGGACGGTTTTGGGAGACCAGGTCGCGTGACTCCGAAATTGAGTTCGTCCACGCTCAAATCAAGCGCTTTTCGGATGCCACTGATGAGGTATTGATCGTCGGTGATTCGGTAGTAGTACACCAGTTTCTGACCGTTATCGAGCCCCTCGAACGCTGGTTAGAGTCAGTAGCGAACGGCTCAATTCGCGTTCACATTCTCCTGTCCGAGCATTTGTCCGACGAGGGAGACCAGTTACTGCAATTGTTACGCGCCACTGGCCAGTCGGTCGAAACGCGGCTCCATCCATCTGTCACGGCAAACTTCGATCTGATCGATCAGCGCGACCTGTACCTGTACGTGACTGATCCGTTTGCCCGCTCACGGCCTCTGGGAACGATCCACGTAACCGAAGACGCCCTTATCGAAGAGTTGATAGACGAATTCACAGCGTATTGGCGGGAAGCTGAGACCCTCTCAGAAAGTATGTGA
- a CDS encoding IS5 family transposase yields the protein MQTLPKSRLLRFVEEAFQLAKRAVARYSSKFSKQRYTLHQHIVLLCLKVRKNTTYRTLLDELIEMPRIRNAINLTELPAPSTLCKAFDRLDMAVWRVLLTLSVSLLPTNGVAGIDASGFDRSHASKHYTKRAKLTIQQLKVTLLVDSKVNAVLDLHVTTTRKHDSQIAPSLIKRNPETIDILLGDKGYDDQKIRRLARQHEMRLLIKHREFTPLHKTWNARLDADIYGQRSQSETVNSTLKRKYGAFVRSRRWWKQFRELALACIVHNLDQAI from the coding sequence ATGCAGACCCTCCCAAAGTCTCGGTTGCTCCGATTTGTCGAGGAAGCATTTCAGTTAGCGAAACGTGCCGTAGCTCGATACTCCTCGAAGTTCTCGAAACAACGCTACACGCTCCATCAGCACATCGTTCTCCTCTGTCTCAAGGTTCGGAAGAACACGACCTATCGTACACTCCTCGACGAACTCATCGAGATGCCCCGTATCCGGAACGCGATCAATCTCACTGAACTGCCAGCCCCATCAACACTGTGCAAAGCGTTCGATAGACTCGATATGGCTGTCTGGCGAGTACTCCTCACTCTCTCTGTTTCACTGCTCCCGACCAACGGCGTTGCGGGGATCGATGCTTCGGGCTTCGACCGCAGTCACGCCTCCAAACACTACACGAAACGAGCCAAACTCACGATTCAGCAACTCAAAGTAACACTGCTAGTCGATTCCAAAGTGAACGCAGTCCTTGATTTACACGTGACGACGACACGAAAACACGATAGCCAGATCGCTCCGTCGTTGATCAAACGCAACCCCGAGACTATCGACATCCTGCTCGGGGACAAAGGCTACGACGACCAGAAAATCAGACGGCTTGCCCGTCAACACGAGATGCGTCTACTAATCAAGCATCGTGAGTTCACACCGCTTCACAAGACATGGAACGCACGCTTAGACGCCGACATCTATGGCCAACGGAGTCAATCAGAGACAGTCAACTCAACGCTCAAGCGGAAGTACGGTGCGTTCGTCCGTTCACGACGCTGGTGGAAGCAGTTCCGTGAACTCGCTCTTGCGTGTATCGTCCACAATCTTGACCAAGCAATCTAA